The Kribbella sp. NBC_00662 nucleotide sequence CGAACTGCTGGGCATCAACGCCTACGACATCGCGGTTCTGGACCGCGACATTCCCGGCCCGTCGGGCGACGAGGTGGCCAAGCGGATCGTTGCCTCCGGCAGCGGTATGCCGATCCTGATGCTGACCGCCGCCGATCGCCTCGACGACAAGGCGTCCGGGTTCGAGCTCGGCGCCGACGACTACCTCACCAAACCCTTCGCGCTCCAGGAGCTGGTACTGCGTCTGCGGGCGCTGGACCGTCGCCGCGGCCACAACCGGCCGCCGGTGCGGGAGATCGCGGGACTGCGGGTGGACCCGTTCCGCCGCGAGGTGTACCGCGACGGCCGGTACGTCGCGCTGACCCGCAAGCAGTTCGCCGTACTCGAGGTTCTCGTCGGTGCGGAAGGCGGCGTCGTCAGCGCCGAGGAGCTGCTGGAGCGGGCCTGGGACGAGAACGCCGACCCGTTCACGAACGCCGTACGCATCACCGTCTCGGCCCTGCGCAAACGGCTCGGCGAACCCTGGATCATCGCCACCGTGCCCGGCGTCGGCTACCGCATCGACGCGGCACCCATCGACGCGGCACCCATCGAGCCAGCTGAGGAAGGCGACCGTGGGTAGGGAGCCGGGGATGAGCGTTCGGCTCAAGCTCACCCTCAGCTATGCGGCGGTCCTGATGGTGTCGGGCGCCGCGCTGCTCGCGGTCGTGTGGGTGTTCCTGCTGCGTTACGTCCCCACTCGGCTGACCCGCGTGCCGATGGGCGGGCCGGACCGCGACGCCCTGCTGGATGCGTTCGCGCCGAAGGCCGCCCTGATGCTGATCCTGTTGCTGATCTGCAGCCTCGTCGGCGGCTGGATTCTGGCCGGCAGCATGCTCGCGCCGCTGACTCGCATCACCAACGCCGCCCGCCTGGCGACCAACGGCTCGCTGTCGCACCGGATCCAGCTCGAGGGCCGCCAGGACGAGTTCCGCGAGCTCGCCGACGCGTTCGACACGATGCTCGAGCGGCTGGAAGCGCACGACGCCGAGCAGCAGCGGTTCGCCGCCAACGCCTCCCACGAACTGCGTACTCCGCTGGCGATCACGCAGACCCTGCTCGACGTGGCCCGCAAGGACCCGAACCGCGACCCCGCCGAGCTCGTCGACCGCCTCGAATTCGTCAACAGCCGGGCCATCGACCTGACCGAAGCGTTGCTCACCCTCAGCCGCGCCAACCAGCGCACCTTCACCCGAGGCGACGTCGACCTCTCCCTCGTCGCGGAGGAGGCCGTGGAGACTCTCCTCCCGCTGGCGGAAAAGCGCGGTCTGACGATCGAAACCTCAGGTGACGTGGCCCCGACCATCGGCTCGCACACGCTCCTGCTGCAGCTGACCATGAACCTCGTCCACAACGCGATCGTCCACAATCTGCCCGCGGACGGCGCCGTGTGGATCACCACCACCGTCCATCCCAAGACCGTGGTGCTGACCGTCGAGAACACCGGCGAGATCCTCCCCGCACCGGTGGTTTCGACGCTGATCGAGCCGTTCCAGCGCGGTGGCGGACGGATCCGCACCGATCACGCCGGCGTCGGGCTGGGCCTCGCGATCGCCAACAGCATCACCCAGGCCCACGACGGAATCCTCATCCTCGCCGCCCGCCCTGCCGGCGGCCTCCGCGTCACGGTCCAGTTCCCCGCCGTACGCCGCTCTGCTTCGAGCTGACCACCTCCCGACTTGTCGCCGGTCCGGGGGACAGTGTTACCTTGTATCCGGAATGGTTTTCATTATCACTTGGTGATGAGGGACGGGTGCGCTGTGAGGCTGCGTAGTTCTATCGGATTCCTGGCCGGCGTCGCGGCGGTGACGCTGCTGGCGGCGTGCGGTTCATCGGCGGCCGACGAGACCGCCACGTCGACGTCGAGGTCGGGTGTGCAGGTCGTGGCGTCGACCAACGTGTACGGCGACATCGTGAAGCAGATCGCGGGGGACAAGGCCGAGGTGACGTCGATCATCTCCGACCCGGACCAGGACCCGCATTCGTACGAGGCGAACACGCAGACCCAGCTGTCGTTGTCGAAGGCAAAGGTCGTGATCGAGAACGGCGGCGGCTACGACGATTTCATGGACACGATGCTGAAATCGGCGGGCAACACGTCGGCGAAGGTGCTGAACGTGGTCGACATCTCCGGCCACAAGGCGCCGGCCGGCGGTGAGCTCAACGAGCACGTCTGGTACGACTTCCCGACCGTCGAGAAGCTCGCCGCCCAGCTGGCGACGACGCTGTCCGAGGTCGATTCGGCCAACAGCTCGACGTACGCCGCGAACGCTGCGGCCTTCACCGGCAAGGTGAAGCAACTCGAGGCGACCGAGGCATCGATCAAGGCAGCTCACAACGGCGCCGGTGCCGCGATCACCGAGCCGGTGCCGGTGTATCTCCTGACTGCCTGCGGGTTGGTGAACAGGACGCCGGGCGAGTTCAGCGAGGCGATCGAGGAGGGGACTGACGTTCCGGCGGCGGTGCTGCAGGAGACGCTCACGTTGTTCAGCGCGAAGCAGGTCAAGCTGCTCGCGTACAACGAGCAGACATCGGGGCCGGAGACCGAGAAGGTGCTCGCGGCGGCGAAGGCGAACGGTATCGCCGTCGTACCCGTCACCGAGACACTGCCGGACGGCAAGGACTATCTGGGCTGGATGACCGCCAACCTGGACGCGATCCGCTCGGCCCTGGCCTGATGAACGTCCTGCAGTTCGACCAGGCCTCGTTCGGATACGGGCGGCGGCGGTTGTGGGGCGGCCTGACCATGAGCCTGCAGGCGGGTGAGTTCCTGGCGATCCTGGGCGCCAACGGTTCGGGGAAGACCAGCTTGCTGAAGGCCGTGCTGGGCCTGCATCCGCTGATGTCGGGGAGCGTCGAGGTCGCCGGCGCGCCGCCGCACCGGGGGAGTACGCAGATCGGCTACGTGCCGCAGCACCGGCGGATCGACACGCTCACGCCGCTCCGGGCTCGGGATGTGGTCCGCCAGGGGCTGGACGGCCATCGCTGGGGAATCGGGTGGCCTGATCGGGGGCGCCGTCGGCGGATCGACGAGCTGCTCGCATCGGTCGGGGCCGAGGACTTCGCGGACCGTCCGATCGGCCAGCTGTCCGGGGGAGAGCAGCAACGGGTCCGGATCGCGCAGGCGCTCGTCGCGGATCCGAAGCTGCTGCTGTGCGACGAGCCGTTGTTGTCGCTGGATCTCAACAGCCAGCGCACGATCTCCGGCCTGGTCGACCGCCGCCGTCGTACGCACGACACCGCGATCGTCTTCGTCACCCATGACATCAACCCGGTGCTGCCGTACGTCGACCGCGTGCTCTACCTGGCCAACGGACGCTTCCGGACCGGGACGGTCGACGAGGTGATGACGTCGACCACGCTGAGCGAGCTGTACCGGTCGCCGGTCGAGGTGGTCCGCTCCGGCGGCCGGGTGCTGGTCGCGGGGGTGCCCGAGGACACGCATCACACCTCGGTCCTGCGGGCCGGGTGAGGTCGATGCTTACGGCAACCGTCTGGCACGAGATCTTCAACTTCGCCAACTACGGTGAGCTGCTGGCCCTGGTGCACAACTCGATCCTCGCCGGTGTCGCGCTCGGCATCGTCGGCGGTCTGATCGGCGTGTTCGTGATGATGCGCGACCTGCCGTTCGCCGTCCACGGCATCAGCGAGCTCTCGTTCGCAGGTGCCTCGGGCGCGCTGTTGCTGGGCGTGAATGTAGTCGCCGGCTCGCTGACCGGCTCGATCATCGCGGCGATGCTGATCGGCGTACTCGGAAGCCGGGCTCGTGATCGCAACTCGATCATCGGTGTGCTGATGCCGTTCGGACTCGGGCTCGGCGTACTGTTCCTCGCGCTGTACAAGGGGCGTGCGGCGAACAAGTTCGGTCTGCTGACCGGGCAGATCGTGGCGGTGGACACCCCGCAGCTGTCCTGGCTGATCGTCACCGGGGTCGTCGTACTGGTCGGGCTTCTGATCGTCTGGCGACCGTTGATGTTCGCCAGCTCGGACCCGGATCAGGCCGCGGCCCGCGGTGTGCCGGTTCGGGTGCTGTCGTTGGTGTTCATGCTGCTGCTCGGCCTGGCCGTCGCCATCTCGGTCCAGATCGTCGGCGCCCTGCTCGTGTTGAGCATCGTCGTCACACCCGCGGCCGCCGCCCTCCGGGTCGCCGCGTCCCCGTGGCTCGTCCCGGTGCTCAGCGTGACTTTCGCGACCGTTTCCCTGGTAGGCGGCATCCTCCTCGCCCTGGGTGGCAGCCTGCCGATCAGTCCCTACGTGACCACGATCTCGTTCCTCATCTACCTCATCTGCCGAACCACCTCCGGCCGCCGAGCGGCGGTCAGCACCTAGGTGCCGACCGCCGCAGTTCATCGGCTCGATCCGGGGGAGGGACGTGCCAGACGCGGCTCCCACACAGATCACACGGAGGTCAGCTGCTCCTCCCGCTCGGGCTGTTCCGGCTCGCGGTGGGCGTCGGCATGGCCAGGCCACCAGGCGCGGTGGCCGATCAGGGCGGTGAGGGCCGGGGTGAAGAACATCGCCATCACGAACGCCGCGATCGCGATACCCGCGGAGATCGCGAAGCCCATCTGTGAGAGGACGGTGTTGCCCGCCAGCATCATCGACGCGAACGTGCCCGCGAGGATCAGACCGGCAGCGGCAATGGTCGGGCCGGTGTGGTGCACCGCCAGTGCCGCGGCTCGTTTCGGGTCGTGGCCCTCGCGTGCCTCTTCGCGCAATCGGGCCACCATCAGGATGTTGTAGTCGGTGCCGAGAGCAACCACGAACAGGTACATGATCACCGGCAGCGTGAAGATCAGCCCGGAGTTGTGCTGCAGATGCTGGAACACCAGCACCGACGCACCGAGTGTGGCCCCGAAGCCGAGGAACACCGACGCCATCAGGTACCACGGCGCGACCAGACTGCGTAGCAGCAGGGCGAGCACGATCATGATCAGGATCGCCGCGACCGGGAACACGACCCGGTAGTCGTGGTTCATCGCGTCCTGGAAGTCGACGAACACCGAGGTCAGGCCGCCGACCAGCGCGGTCGTCCCGGCCGGCGCGGCCGCGTGTGCCGCTTCGCGGAGCGGTCCCCGGACCGTGTCAATGGCCTGGTCCGATTCGGGCGCGGACTTCAGCGTGACCTTGAAGTCGGCCACCGTGCTGTCCGGAGACAGCGTGGCTTGTGAGACGTCGCCGACACCGTCGACCTTGGTGAGCGCGGTGCGATAGGTGTCGAGCTGGTCCTTGCTCAGCGGGCTCGCGGACTGCAGCAGTACGTCGGACGGCTGGGTGACCCCCGCGGGCAGGCTCTTCAGCAGCTCCTTGCTGTAGACCGTGGACTCGGACGTGTCGGACGTCGAGCCCGAGGTCAGATCGAACGTCGGGTTGAAGCCGATCGCGAACGCGCTCAGCACGATCAGCAGTCCGCCGGCGGCCACTGCGAAGACGGCCGGACGTCGCCCGAGTCCACGACCCATTGCCGCGAACTTGGCGCCCTTCGGCTCGACCTTCCACGCCTTCGACGGCCAGAAAACCTTCGTGCCGAGCAGCGAGACGATCGCCGGTACGAGCGTGAGCCCGGCCAGGAGCGCCACCGCCACGGAGATCGCCAGCGCCGGACCCATCGCCCGGAACATGCCCAGCGTCGACAACGTCAGCGCCATGAACGCGATGATCACCGCTCCCGCCGCGGACGCGATCGCCTCACCGACCCGGGTGACGGCGCTGACCATCGCGGTCTTGGCGTCCTCGCCGGCCCGTAGCCGCTCCCGGTACCGGAACATCAGGAACAGGATGTAGTCGGTGCCGACCCCGAAGAGCACGACCAGCAGGATCGAGGTGATCGAGCTGTCGATCTTCAGGTCGAAGGCTTTGCTGACGATC carries:
- a CDS encoding sensor histidine kinase, which produces MSVRLKLTLSYAAVLMVSGAALLAVVWVFLLRYVPTRLTRVPMGGPDRDALLDAFAPKAALMLILLLICSLVGGWILAGSMLAPLTRITNAARLATNGSLSHRIQLEGRQDEFRELADAFDTMLERLEAHDAEQQRFAANASHELRTPLAITQTLLDVARKDPNRDPAELVDRLEFVNSRAIDLTEALLTLSRANQRTFTRGDVDLSLVAEEAVETLLPLAEKRGLTIETSGDVAPTIGSHTLLLQLTMNLVHNAIVHNLPADGAVWITTTVHPKTVVLTVENTGEILPAPVVSTLIEPFQRGGGRIRTDHAGVGLGLAIANSITQAHDGILILAARPAGGLRVTVQFPAVRRSASS
- a CDS encoding metal ABC transporter solute-binding protein, Zn/Mn family, with translation MRLRSSIGFLAGVAAVTLLAACGSSAADETATSTSRSGVQVVASTNVYGDIVKQIAGDKAEVTSIISDPDQDPHSYEANTQTQLSLSKAKVVIENGGGYDDFMDTMLKSAGNTSAKVLNVVDISGHKAPAGGELNEHVWYDFPTVEKLAAQLATTLSEVDSANSSTYAANAAAFTGKVKQLEATEASIKAAHNGAGAAITEPVPVYLLTACGLVNRTPGEFSEAIEEGTDVPAAVLQETLTLFSAKQVKLLAYNEQTSGPETEKVLAAAKANGIAVVPVTETLPDGKDYLGWMTANLDAIRSALA
- a CDS encoding MMPL family transporter — encoded protein: MFARLGSLVVRRPWWTIGAWVLIIAAVAATAPKLTATTDQSAFLPSHYESIQAAQLQEKAFPNATAPAAIVVFERTDGAPISAADAATVGTIAGQLNQAKLKDVTGIQAVPPTGNRLIQIAAVELTKITNPSDTRQNDAVKALRTALQDKLHGTSLKAGVTGSAAQALDAQESSNKGLAIIGITTVGLILLLLLLIFRSPVIALLPIVVIGAVSTVVNGLIAIVSKAFDLKIDSSITSILLVVLFGVGTDYILFLMFRYRERLRAGEDAKTAMVSAVTRVGEAIASAAGAVIIAFMALTLSTLGMFRAMGPALAISVAVALLAGLTLVPAIVSLLGTKVFWPSKAWKVEPKGAKFAAMGRGLGRRPAVFAVAAGGLLIVLSAFAIGFNPTFDLTSGSTSDTSESTVYSKELLKSLPAGVTQPSDVLLQSASPLSKDQLDTYRTALTKVDGVGDVSQATLSPDSTVADFKVTLKSAPESDQAIDTVRGPLREAAHAAAPAGTTALVGGLTSVFVDFQDAMNHDYRVVFPVAAILIMIVLALLLRSLVAPWYLMASVFLGFGATLGASVLVFQHLQHNSGLIFTLPVIMYLFVVALGTDYNILMVARLREEAREGHDPKRAAALAVHHTGPTIAAAGLILAGTFASMMLAGNTVLSQMGFAISAGIAIAAFVMAMFFTPALTALIGHRAWWPGHADAHREPEQPEREEQLTSV
- a CDS encoding metal ABC transporter permease, which produces MLTATVWHEIFNFANYGELLALVHNSILAGVALGIVGGLIGVFVMMRDLPFAVHGISELSFAGASGALLLGVNVVAGSLTGSIIAAMLIGVLGSRARDRNSIIGVLMPFGLGLGVLFLALYKGRAANKFGLLTGQIVAVDTPQLSWLIVTGVVVLVGLLIVWRPLMFASSDPDQAAARGVPVRVLSLVFMLLLGLAVAISVQIVGALLVLSIVVTPAAAALRVAASPWLVPVLSVTFATVSLVGGILLALGGSLPISPYVTTISFLIYLICRTTSGRRAAVST
- a CDS encoding metal ABC transporter ATP-binding protein, with the translated sequence MNVLQFDQASFGYGRRRLWGGLTMSLQAGEFLAILGANGSGKTSLLKAVLGLHPLMSGSVEVAGAPPHRGSTQIGYVPQHRRIDTLTPLRARDVVRQGLDGHRWGIGWPDRGRRRRIDELLASVGAEDFADRPIGQLSGGEQQRVRIAQALVADPKLLLCDEPLLSLDLNSQRTISGLVDRRRRTHDTAIVFVTHDINPVLPYVDRVLYLANGRFRTGTVDEVMTSTTLSELYRSPVEVVRSGGRVLVAGVPEDTHHTSVLRAG
- a CDS encoding response regulator transcription factor, with product MRVLLVEDEPEMASAIRDGLRLEAIAADIAGDGDIALELLGINAYDIAVLDRDIPGPSGDEVAKRIVASGSGMPILMLTAADRLDDKASGFELGADDYLTKPFALQELVLRLRALDRRRGHNRPPVREIAGLRVDPFRREVYRDGRYVALTRKQFAVLEVLVGAEGGVVSAEELLERAWDENADPFTNAVRITVSALRKRLGEPWIIATVPGVGYRIDAAPIDAAPIEPAEEGDRG